One Zingiber officinale cultivar Zhangliang chromosome 10B, Zo_v1.1, whole genome shotgun sequence genomic window, gatTTCAACCAATTTCTCCTatcagatctcaaccaatctggaaTTCATGCTAGCTATCAACCTAGCTGAACATTAGCCTAGTGTTTTGGTCCTCTAAACCCATCAAGTCCatatcctacacacttggtaaatagATTAAACAAACATaatatctaattttaattcatttgtcattcatcaaagccTAAGTTTAACCATTGGTATTAACTGCACCAACAACAACATCCTTAGATAGGAGTACCACCCCTTGGCAGCGATAATTCCGACCATCAAATGTCGATCGTTTCACCTTAGCGATAAAAACATATGTCATTAACGTTGATCGTTTCAAATCCAACCATTAATGTGTTTTCGACACGCTTGAACAAGTAGCAAGAAAGATTCGAGTggtaaaatatttgataaattttGTCCTAACCAATCCGACATTTAATGTAGTCATGTTCGTACACGAGTCATCTTAGTTCAATGCAATACAGGCCCAATATTTATACCCCTACGAGCCCACACGTGTTAGAGAATCTCTCCCGATAATTCACAACTTTCATTGGTTGTAATTTAATATAAACCAAGCATATAGTCTTTCATCTCCAATGTGAATGAAATATTCCTAGATTATCtctcaagttttttttaaacacCCCTCTCGACATCTACTAGGTAGATAACCATAATACAATTCTATCGAAATGATCTAGCTTATTCCATGTAATGATAGCTTCTCAAACAAGAGTTTAATAGAAAGAGTCAATGAATCCTCAAACATAAGAACCTCTCACAATAGGACAAGTAAATTCTACACTCCTAAAATGCTCGGACAGTGTCAcgcgtccatcccgcctcctcgtctactcaGTCCGTAGGCCTTTCGTTATATCCTGGGAAACATCCTCACCTGTAACGTAGACATCATAAGTCTACGGACCCAACAAGCACAATCCGATATGAATAAAATGGCATCCATAAAGTAGCAGAAATAGCAACTAGTAGACATAAAACATAACTCAAATACAGTATAGCGAAAAAAATACGATATGCAAAAGGTCATACATAGCTAATGAGGGTaagtatgtcacatatccggtaaccacttTTAGagcagtcaacagtcccatgactctagaggtacctcctagagaacatgcagtcatatagccgaagctaacaataaATTACAATTTCGGTCATAACTTACAATATCAATCATATTTGGAAGGATCCTCCCCGGAACTCATCCCGAGTCATCCAACCCGTACTGTCATCACATATGCTCATATCTATCCAATTAGCCACATATAAATATAACCAATCCACATTATACCTATATCAATAACACATTTCATTCATTCTATAAACATTTCTACTTGGAGGAAAAACGACAGAAACATGCATACCCAAAAGTCAATTCAAAACCTTTCCAAAACCTCAAAGCCATTGGGTAGAACTCATCGTAGCAAAATATAGAAGGCAGTATTCCACACCTAATTCCCAAATATTCCGGAAAACAAAACAATATCGAAATTGAACCCTCATATTCGGAATTAGCGAGAAGAAACGAGAACACTATGACCATAGCTGAATGTACCAAATTTCTGTCCCACACAAATTCATAATCACTAGAAGAAACATCTCGATCACAGTGGAATTCACCCAAAATCTGCTCAGAATTGCATAACACAACCATGAATAGCAAGAATGTTATCAATCACCATCGAAATCACGACAATCTGTTGAGAAATTCGGAAAACCACGAAGAGAAACGAGATCATCTTGACCTGTAATCTAATTCCCCCAAAGAAAAACCGTTCAGCAACTCGGAAGCATCGAGGAGAAACCAAAACAACCAAAATCTGTCCAACCATTCTCAGTAACCACAAGGAAACAAGAATACTCCGCAAGAACTCTTCTCTCTCTCATGAATTGTCCCAGAAATCCGAAGGTGCCATGAAGAATAAGAGTAGCTATTGCAAATAAAACACAACAACAAATGGGAAATAAAACACAGCAGCAATTGAAACAAACAACGACAGCCCTTGAAAATACAAGGGGAATTCCAAATCGGTAAGAGGGAACAAAACAATATCTCAATTCCAACATTCGAGCCCTTAGAAGAAATGAACGAAACTTTAGGGAGAAAACAAAAACATCAACAGAAATCGTTTTTCCACCATTCATCCCTAACCTAGTGCAGAAACCCGAATTAATTCACAAGAAGAAACCAGAACATCAATGGAAATCGGTTCGCAACCAAATCCTACTTTCGGACATCATGGAACTAAGCAATTCGACTCTTCCAAGACATTCAACCCTTACCTCCTTGAATCCATACCAACAACATAAAGAAAATGCACTTGCAATCTGTCCAAGTCCTTCGAAAGCAATAGAAAATCGAACATCATCGATCCAAGCTTAATCCCCAAAGAACCATCTGGAACACAATCAACACACGAATGCATCGTAACTTCTGAACCGAGAGCCAAAATCAACATTTCAATTACTGATCTGAAACAAAACACCATAAGGAAGCAAGAACAATCTCAAAGAGGAAAAAGAATCGAACTAAGATTTACAAAAATCTACTCACAGAAATGCCAACAACACAAAATACATCACAATCTCAGAACAGAAGCTGAATCAACAATTCAAGAAACACCTGATCTGAAATTCCTAACCACATAGAAGAACCATCGCAACCTCGAAAATCAGCTTACAAATCAAAACTGTCCAAAGTTCCAGCGATCACAAGATCAAATCGGACCTGAAAGAATCCCGAAGGAGACAGAAACCTCAAAGGGAAAAACAAATCGCAATGCTTAGCTAGTACATCCCTTCTTCCCAACTCCGAACCCAATCATCGACCCCCAAATCCTTTGCGGAAACCCGAAGAAAACACAAGACAAGCAAATTCGTCACAGAAACCTGGAATCGTAgaccaaacaatcaatcaaacctCACAGGTAAGCATTTCATCATCTCTTAAGTTACTCTCCCTTACCTCATGGATCTCAAACTACCATAGGGATATGAACTTGCCTTTTCCATCTCGCATCGCCGCCGGAATTCCTAGCCTGTGAGATCGCGCCGACAAGGAGCATGCGAAGGTCCCTGTGCCCAGTTGCCATATCCCCGTAGCTCGCCGACGTGGGGGCGTTGATCGGCCGAAACCCAGAACCCGGTGGAGAATTCCGTCTTTCTCATAACCAATTATATCCCTTAAAACCAAAAATAATtccctaaaaattcataaaaatttcagTAAACTCCATAAATTCATATCAACTTAATTCCTGATAAATCATCCATGGAaacatatttatttttccttaaaataatataattaggttagattttaattatttacacCTTTATCCATATTTTTGATATCTAATAaccttatgtatttattttatactCATCCAAGCCgtacaaaatttataatttacatCACTAAGTCCCCCTTTTTTTataacttttatgcatatttagaTCATGCAATTTATTTAAGTTTGGATATATCAATTTTCTAAGACAATCCATTCTACAACTCAATCAGATATAAAATGCGATTTTAGAAAATTTGGCATTTTAATGTCTAGATGAACAATTTTACGAATAACAAAGACATACCAAAACTACAAGATTACTTCAACCTCCTTGTTCTCTTTTGCAGTTTCAATTATCCGACTATCATTCAGCTACAGCTCACAAGACCTCCAGAAGTTTGGGGAATTTATCTTTGTAAGGAAGAATATACTTCTTCAGAAATTTTGGGTCTTGCATTATGAAAAATGTATGTAGTTTGTCTTTTGAAGTCCACAACCCTTCTGATTTTATTATCTTCATCACCTGAAATCGAGGAATCATCCTCTTCTTCAAACTGAATACTAAAAGTGACGGCTGTTCAGCAATGCTGGATGGGGTGAACCCAATGTCCTTGATCAAAAATTCCATCTTTATCCGTAAGATATCAGTGGAAAGATTTAAAAAGCAAGGTTTTTTTCCAATCGCAGTACAGAACTCCGAGTTCGACCACCCAAAGTTGCTCATGAGCTTGGAGTGCGCATCAAGTTTTTCTCTGCTGGTCTTAAACAGAATGTCAAGGATCCAGAGGGACATTCGAGATCTCCTAGTAAATCCCATTCCCTCCGCTCGATCTACCAAAGCCCGTAATGAGTTTGGGTTTTGTACAATGAAAGTTGGTTGCTTTTTGAGGACAAATGATGCCCTTTCGAGAGGAATATCACACTCATCCCGTAAGAAGTTCAGGTTAAGACGTACCACATTCTCACACCTGGTGTTCAAAAACCAACTCCCCTTCCTAATATTCTTGAGGAGCAGCTCCCTGGATCCAAAGAGGTTTTCCCATACATTCAATCTGGGGACAAGAGTATGCTGGATGTTGAAGAATATGATGGTGGGGTTCCTCATAATGACATCAACGAGGTCGGATTTTGACCACCCCAGGTCGCGTAAAAATTGAAACTTCGGGGTGAGGCTTGATTCCACATTGTAGCAGAGGCACGCTGGTTTCCAGGATATCATCTTCCGGAGATTAGCGCCATCAATGCCTTGAGATCTGAAGAAAGCAAGAACAGCGTTGGGATTCTCCGTCGATCGGAGATGCGCGAGGTGCTTGGAGGCCTTCGACGCCTCCTCCACAGAGAGTCCGCACGAGTTCACGAGATACTCGACCATGAAGTGAGGCTCGCGAGAAGAGGTGCCGCCGCCTGACAAgggggaggaggtggaggtggcgaAGAAAATGCGGTGGAGTTGGGGcaaaggaagaagaggatggcGGCGGATGGTCGAGTGGAGCATCGTCGTCAACGGCCGTAGAAGTTAGGTCACTAGGGTACGACAGAACAGATTGAAACCCTAGCTCAAACCATCATCAACaagttatcatttttttttttcaatttttttcacgGTAAAATAAGAAAGGGCTAAAAAAAATGGAACATATCAAAAATaatcattcttcttctccagaataTTTTCTCTCACCTCCAAAATTACATCATAATTTGTTTATTTTGCAATAGATTTCAATGGTATAATTGCGACCATCGTTCTCATTGTTTGCCAAACAAATTTTTAGATGGAAGTATTAAACTTTAAAGGTATTTtatgaaaatttaaaacatgagTATATATAATTGATATGCTCTGAGTCTTATTCTAGCGCAACTGGGGTGTTTCGATTTAATTTAGGCACCTGAATTAATGTGCTTGGATTCGATTAATAGAGTCCCCTCAGGTGTAGTTAGTATATGAGGTGTTATCATAATAAAGTCTGGGGTTCTAATTTTGGCAAAGACAAGATAAATACTTCTCTTATgtactagtcattattccaaaggctagtagttatccgtgatttacctcctctgtgttagtCTTGGAACGaattgacgggggcgctggggacgAATGTATTGACCTTTTTATCATAATTGGATTCGatgaataatttattttttaactttttttttagcTTTTTGGAATTAAACCaattaaatttttaactttttttttaaagcttTTTGGAATTAAaccaattaaattttaaagattaagTTATATTATTCAAGCTAAAAATATTAACACTAAAAATTTATAATCGCTCATGGATATATATTTAAGCGCCTAATagtatattttttgaaaaaaatttaacttcagaGTTAAGCTAATTAAATTTAACTCTAGGATTTAAGGATTGAATTATAGCAttttgttgggaccaaatatgtagctagaaggggggtgaatagctcgtcgcgctcctcgtacttttcgttgcttgtttcttcgatgatatgcagcggaaatacaagaaacaaaacatacaacgctaacacaaaggatttacttggtatccacctcaagaagaggtgactagtccaaggatctacacactcatgcaccctccactatgaaaactctcctttacggtaactaccgaagacggagaagccttacaagctctcagtacaagaagaaagaaagggtaaaCAAAATACAAGTAAAAGCTTATAAGTTTGCacacaaaaccctaaccctaacttctttctCGTCTCTTGACTTAgatgtgcaccagcacaagcctctaagaaccttcaagaactggcgatctgaacctgaGAGAGATGATGTGGAGATGCGGTGAAGATCAGAAGTAGAAGCCGTGAGATCTGccgagagaaacgctcgccaacagctatatcctgcaccaacggtcaaatcccaatcgattggattgctcccaatcgatcggggaggctttggatcgattggtcgatcgatccagagcgcctctgtgctctcgggaattgtcgggatcgatcggtcgatcgatccagggcttattgcgtAGAATCGCACCTcctaatcgatcgcccgatcgattgggagctctagatcgatcggctgatcgatccaacgcaGCTTTGTGCGATTGcgagcctctcccaatcgatccaccgatcgattaggaggaagcttgtcgtggggactcacccaatcgatcgaccgatcgattgggcatgagccaatcgatcgactgatcgatccaactccttgattttgcccaaaatcaagtccaaagccccctaaaccaacatccggtcacccatgacctgttggtacatcatacctagcatccggtcacccttgacatgctataactcgctcaccaagtgtccggtcaatccctttgacccacttggacttttcttcatgccaagtatccggtcaatccctttgacctacttagacttttcctcctcgtgccaagtatctgatcaaacctttgacatacttggacttttcttaattgtctggtttcacttaccaggactttcaatctgcctggctttactcaccaggacttctcatttgtctggcttcactcaccaggactttcaatctgcctagcttcactcactaggtctttcacctgacttcactcaccaagactttccagctatccgacttcactcaccgggactttcacctagcttcactcactaggactttccttctgcctaacctcccaattaggactttcacctggcttcactcaccaggattttccagttgccctgtcacaccccggaggagtccctgtccgaagaaatttcggcagcatctccccggtacggcggacaatctgaaactttctgcATCGCCCTCTgagccacatatacctcggccaacacggccggaacaataacagtaataaatataacacaaatccaagcatccacgcagtttaatagtgaacaactaaaatagtaataagaagactcaaaaacaaccctactcaactacactcataaagcacaaaaactaatgtcctactccactacactcataaagctcaaatccgacgataaaatcaacttacctcttctgccatccaggcataCATGTAGCAAAACATATCCAATCCAATCCCCTCGACaataaaaatccatacaagatccaaatgtatcaaaatagaacaagtctaaacatagtctagtaaataaaaccaaaagacaaatatacatcctcgtggactgcaggggactagcgattggaactctcTCCGAACAGCATCAACCTAAACATAAAAACGGAGGAGTGTGTGAGTCCAACaatcagcgggtatcaactgatatgcataataaagaaaataacatccaacactaatcatgcgtacagtctcctgatacaagaaggataaatgcaactgaataaaacaggagaaaactgtactaaccaggaccaaggtataagaacaatagggtcgtcagaccgaaagtgtcataatcctgtatgcatgtcaattatatgcatccatataaatgcagaaagtaaatgcaacaaacacaaacaataaatgtatcatgcatatgatgcaaatgtcatggtcaccctgccagtcagccatctcacacacaatggtgagaccgagtgggtagggctgtgacaatcgtgcactctgccatcactacccctgatgagtgacagagtagacgggatgctgtcggagtacacacatactcctaccccaaatcataaatgggagagcgcaatgctctcatctcccggtacaccatgacggggagggatccttgACGTGCTaacacgctgcatcacactacccatgagcggaccaacggagcaccgacagagccaaactgacgtgctaccacgctgcgtcacgctacccatgagcggaccaatagagcaccgacagtgatgaaactggcgatgtgctcaacaagaatggagcagactatcgcgcagcatgcaatcatgcgaatggtgcatgatactaagcatggcaaaatactGAACAGCATAGAAATATCCATACatgtataaaatgtgtaccataggaaaatgaaccaaatcaaaggcacacagatcagataaggtatcaaaaaccctaggtcctgaacttaACAAAttacatggttgtgtcactacctctataagtatgtataatcaggtaaatactaacatgatgtgcatagcaaataaacaaCCAAGCATgcaacagatcaggtagtgatcaaccgaaacagatttgaaaacacaatcattgctatttgttaaagacattattatgca contains:
- the LOC122029669 gene encoding uncharacterized protein LOC122029669; this encodes MLHSTIRRHPLLPLPQLHRIFFATSTSSPLSGGGTSSREPHFMVEYLVNSCGLSVEEASKASKHLAHLRSTENPNAVLAFFRSQGIDGANLRKMISWKPACLCYNVESSLTPKFQFLRDLGWSKSDLVDVIMRNPTIIFFNIQHTLVPRLNVWENLFGSRELLLKNIRKGSWFLNTRCENVVRLNLNFLRDECDIPLERASFVLKKQPTFIVQNPNSLRALVDRAEGMGFTRRSRMSLWILDILFKTSREKLDAHSKLMSNFGWSNSEFCTAIGKKPCFLNLSTDILRIKMEFLIKDIGFTPSSIAEQPSLLVFSLKKRMIPRFQVMKIIKSEGLWTSKDKLHTFFIMQDPKFLKKYILPYKDKFPKLLEVL